The following are encoded in a window of Brevibacillus sp. DP1.3A genomic DNA:
- a CDS encoding SDR family oxidoreductase encodes MLHNQKIVIIGGSSGIGLETAKQAIALGAEVIIASRSEDKLQKAKDSLGSKASAYTLDTTDEQQVQAFFEKVGTFDHLVVSAAETSGGSFLQTDTTQARKLFENKFWGQYYAAKYGAPKISTNGSITLFSGVVAYKSMIGSSVLGAVNAAVSNLGQTLALELAPIRVNIVSPGIIDTPSRSKMPEDVRENFYATLADKLPVKRVGQAKDVAQSVLYLLQNSFVTGTVLHVEGGHILL; translated from the coding sequence ATGTTGCACAATCAAAAGATAGTAATCATCGGCGGAAGCTCTGGAATTGGTTTGGAGACAGCCAAACAGGCAATAGCGCTTGGAGCAGAAGTGATCATTGCGAGCCGCTCCGAAGATAAATTGCAGAAGGCAAAAGATAGTCTAGGCTCCAAGGCCTCGGCGTATACGCTGGATACCACCGATGAGCAGCAAGTGCAGGCCTTTTTTGAAAAAGTAGGCACGTTTGATCATCTGGTTGTCAGTGCTGCGGAAACATCTGGCGGTTCATTCCTTCAAACGGATACAACCCAAGCGCGGAAGTTGTTCGAAAACAAATTTTGGGGTCAGTACTACGCGGCGAAGTACGGAGCGCCGAAGATTTCAACAAATGGCTCCATCACCTTATTCTCCGGGGTCGTCGCCTACAAATCGATGATTGGTTCGTCTGTGCTTGGCGCAGTCAATGCGGCGGTTTCGAATCTGGGGCAAACCCTCGCTTTGGAACTGGCACCAATCCGAGTGAATATCGTTTCACCTGGCATAATTGATACGCCATCACGCAGCAAAATGCCTGAAGATGTGCGCGAAAATTTCTATGCAACATTGGCAGACAAGCTCCCTGTGAAGCGAGTTGGACAAGCGAAAGACGTTGCACAAAGCGTACTATACCTGCTCCAAAATAGTTTTGTAACCGGAACTGTACTTCATGTAGAAGGTGGCCACATCTTACTTTAA
- a CDS encoding helix-turn-helix domain-containing protein, translating into MNVLEPIELNKGTPGQPCPIAKTLDVIGTKWTFLIIRDLLIEGTLRFSDLLKSMDGISPKTLSLRLKELEEHGILERKVFPEVPPRVEYTLTEKGKRLEGIFIELKRFGLHL; encoded by the coding sequence ATGAACGTTCTTGAGCCAATTGAACTGAACAAAGGAACCCCAGGCCAACCTTGCCCCATTGCCAAAACGCTTGACGTAATAGGGACCAAATGGACCTTTTTAATCATTCGGGACCTGCTTATCGAAGGAACGCTGCGTTTCAGCGACCTGCTGAAATCCATGGATGGGATTAGTCCGAAAACACTGTCGCTCAGACTGAAGGAATTGGAGGAGCACGGCATATTGGAAAGGAAGGTGTTTCCGGAAGTCCCTCCGCGCGTGGAATATACGTTAACGGAGAAAGGGAAACGATTGGAAGGTATTTTCATTGAGTTAAAGAGATTCGGGTTACATTTATAA
- a CDS encoding gamma-type small acid-soluble spore protein — translation MPKQNKQAGMGKANQASQAANTATEFASETNAAAVRSQNQQSAQRAASQGAATEFASETNVAEVRRQNQQSAAQQSSGQATE, via the coding sequence ATGCCTAAACAAAACAAACAAGCGGGTATGGGCAAAGCGAACCAAGCTAGCCAAGCAGCAAACACTGCAACTGAATTCGCAAGTGAAACAAACGCAGCAGCGGTTCGTAGTCAGAACCAACAATCCGCACAACGCGCTGCTTCCCAAGGCGCTGCGACTGAGTTCGCGAGTGAGACAAATGTTGCGGAAGTTCGCCGTCAAAACCAACAATCGGCTGCACAACAATCTTCTGGCCAAGCTACTGAGTAG
- a CDS encoding gluconate 2-dehydrogenase subunit 3 family protein, which yields MEKPGRYPSYDVWDQHTEWDAHTRKVVGARKMPAIANQFFTKPESLVLQTVVGVLVHDHRLEVLTFVVEHLDNTTASNIGESQRKVGVPPKKELYRSGLKGIDAESHAAYGTDFVALKLDQQEAVLQHVANGGIQSQEAWTDLAPVDFFKVLLHDTVSAYYSHPLVWSDIGYGGPAYPRGYVRVEKGLTDPWEAKANDES from the coding sequence ATGGAGAAGCCTGGACGTTACCCATCCTATGATGTTTGGGACCAGCATACAGAGTGGGATGCTCACACCAGGAAAGTAGTAGGGGCCAGAAAAATGCCCGCGATCGCCAATCAATTTTTTACGAAGCCTGAATCCTTAGTCTTGCAGACAGTTGTAGGCGTATTGGTCCATGATCACCGTTTGGAGGTGCTGACCTTTGTGGTGGAGCATCTGGATAATACAACGGCTAGTAATATCGGTGAGTCGCAACGAAAGGTCGGAGTTCCACCCAAAAAAGAGCTCTACCGCTCGGGCTTGAAAGGGATTGATGCGGAGAGTCATGCGGCTTATGGAACTGACTTCGTTGCGTTGAAGCTAGACCAGCAGGAAGCCGTTCTTCAGCACGTCGCGAATGGGGGTATCCAAAGCCAGGAGGCGTGGACAGACTTAGCTCCCGTAGATTTTTTCAAGGTGTTGCTGCATGACACAGTTAGCGCTTACTATTCACATCCGTTGGTCTGGTCGGATATCGGCTACGGCGGACCAGCTTATCCGCGCGGCTATGTACGGGTGGAAAAAGGATTGACGGACCCATGGGAGGCGAAAGCAAATGACGAGTCATGA
- a CDS encoding glutaredoxin family protein — translation MAHKVIIYTQVTCGPCQEEKMWLTSNNIAFEDRDIRQNEAYFQEAIQLGASMTPVTYIEKENGEQIVIHGFDKEELKKALDLN, via the coding sequence ATGGCTCACAAGGTTATTATCTATACCCAAGTCACTTGCGGTCCTTGTCAGGAAGAAAAAATGTGGCTGACTTCAAACAACATTGCTTTCGAAGACAGAGACATCCGTCAAAACGAGGCTTATTTCCAGGAAGCCATTCAATTAGGCGCCAGCATGACACCTGTAACCTACATTGAAAAGGAAAACGGCGAGCAAATTGTCATCCATGGATTTGACAAGGAAGAACTAAAAAAAGCGTTGGATCTCAATTGA
- a CDS encoding IS3 family transposase, with amino-acid sequence MVETLSSIFMVTEICKALGVSRSGYYKYLSTRKQNKDKALKEKINMIYKQRKGIYGYRRIQAELVRQYGCKVNHKKVLRLMQNLGIKAVIRRKRAHITTFQAIVSDGRVAENMLNRNFVAQRPNQKWVTDVTQYRIGDERIYLSAIKDLCTREIVAYHISSRNDNALVLQTFKKAFKTQKDVTGVIVHSDQGHQYTSHAYHDMLPTVGAKISMSRRGNCLDNSSMESFFSHLKTEALYPYDIRDVQDAQRRIEEYIHFYNEERLQLKLKKLTPSEFRRQLAA; translated from the coding sequence ATGGTGGAGACATTGTCTTCAATCTTCATGGTAACTGAGATTTGTAAGGCTTTAGGTGTCTCGAGAAGCGGATATTATAAATACCTCTCCACTAGAAAACAGAACAAGGACAAAGCTTTGAAAGAGAAAATCAACATGATCTATAAGCAAAGGAAAGGAATTTACGGCTACCGCAGAATTCAAGCAGAACTAGTACGCCAGTATGGTTGTAAAGTAAACCATAAAAAAGTGTTACGGTTGATGCAAAATCTGGGGATTAAAGCAGTTATTCGCCGGAAACGTGCCCATATCACCACTTTTCAAGCCATTGTTTCCGATGGACGTGTAGCCGAGAACATGCTAAATCGTAATTTCGTTGCTCAGAGACCAAATCAAAAATGGGTAACTGACGTTACCCAATATCGAATCGGAGATGAACGCATCTATCTCTCAGCAATTAAAGATTTGTGTACGCGCGAAATTGTTGCCTATCATATCAGCTCTCGAAACGACAATGCGCTTGTTCTTCAGACTTTCAAGAAAGCATTTAAAACACAAAAAGACGTGACTGGTGTGATCGTTCACAGCGATCAGGGTCACCAGTACACGTCTCATGCATACCACGACATGCTGCCTACGGTTGGCGCCAAAATCAGCATGTCACGACGAGGCAATTGCCTAGACAACTCCTCGATGGAGAGCTTCTTTTCTCATTTGAAAACCGAAGCTCTATATCCCTATGATATACGAGATGTACAAGATGCTCAAAGAAGAATTGAGGAATATATCCATTTTTACAACGAAGAACGTCTTCAACTGAAATTAAAAAAACTGACGCCTAGTGAATTTAGACGTCAGTTAGCGGCCTAA
- a CDS encoding helix-turn-helix domain-containing protein translates to MAAKGQKFMSYPETLKREAIRLHLEEKWTYKRITEHLGILDKDRVRKWMRKYRQLGEFGLLDQRGRRETYIDQDRHVQKLKRENEILKKCLEIWVREV, encoded by the coding sequence ATGGCAGCTAAAGGGCAAAAGTTTATGAGCTATCCAGAAACACTGAAAAGGGAAGCCATACGTTTACATCTTGAGGAAAAATGGACGTATAAACGAATTACAGAACATCTGGGAATTCTGGACAAAGATCGTGTGAGAAAGTGGATGAGAAAGTATAGACAGCTTGGAGAGTTTGGACTCCTAGATCAACGTGGACGTCGGGAGACGTATATTGACCAGGACCGTCATGTTCAAAAATTAAAGCGTGAAAATGAAATCCTAAAAAAGTGTTTGGAAATCTGGGTACGGGAGGTGTAA
- the alr gene encoding alanine racemase has translation MKSFCRDTWVEVDLDAIRANLETFKRHLPEKTGIMAVVKADGYGHGAVHVGKEALASGADSLAVALLDEALILRRAGITAPILVLGYTPVESIVTASELEVELTAYSVEWITEANDILQKNDRKPVGIHVKADTGMGRLGVRTTEDLLAVVGALEECSKLKWTGIFTHFACADEPDTTHVRRQHDLFQSFLQALREANKTLPTVHCCNTAAAIAFPDWGYDTIRLGIGLYGLYPSVYMKERADVILAPALALKTRIAHVKKADEPFTVSYGATYAAKPDEWIATLPIGYADGYSRLLSNRGEVLYNGSRYPIAGRVCMDQIMVSLNSTEAAVNDEVVLYGKQGDEEISLDEIAELLGTINYEVPCMLNYRIPRLYLRDQKVTDVFHPLTMKHSSRENVNN, from the coding sequence ATGAAATCGTTTTGTCGTGACACTTGGGTAGAGGTTGATTTGGATGCCATCCGGGCGAACCTTGAGACATTCAAACGCCATTTGCCAGAAAAAACGGGTATTATGGCTGTTGTGAAAGCAGACGGGTATGGTCATGGCGCTGTCCATGTCGGAAAAGAAGCGTTGGCGAGCGGTGCAGATTCACTTGCAGTCGCATTGCTCGATGAAGCGCTTATTTTGCGGAGAGCAGGGATCACTGCGCCGATTTTAGTGTTGGGATACACACCTGTCGAATCCATTGTCACTGCAAGCGAGCTGGAAGTGGAGTTAACCGCTTACAGCGTCGAATGGATCACGGAAGCGAACGACATTCTTCAGAAAAACGATCGCAAGCCTGTCGGGATTCATGTGAAGGCCGATACGGGAATGGGACGTTTGGGCGTTCGGACAACGGAAGATTTGCTTGCGGTTGTAGGTGCCCTTGAAGAATGCTCAAAGCTTAAGTGGACAGGCATTTTTACGCATTTTGCCTGCGCGGATGAACCAGATACAACCCATGTGCGACGACAACACGACTTGTTTCAATCCTTTTTGCAAGCACTGCGTGAAGCGAATAAAACATTGCCGACCGTTCATTGCTGCAATACGGCTGCGGCTATCGCATTTCCCGATTGGGGGTATGATACGATTCGTTTAGGCATAGGTTTATACGGATTGTATCCTTCTGTGTACATGAAAGAACGTGCGGATGTTATTCTTGCCCCCGCCCTGGCGCTCAAGACCAGAATTGCCCACGTAAAGAAGGCAGATGAGCCATTCACGGTCAGCTACGGTGCTACGTATGCAGCAAAGCCTGACGAGTGGATTGCAACGCTGCCGATCGGATACGCAGATGGCTATTCTCGCCTTTTGTCCAATCGTGGTGAGGTATTGTACAATGGATCGCGCTACCCGATTGCAGGCAGAGTTTGCATGGACCAAATCATGGTCAGCCTGAATTCGACAGAAGCAGCGGTCAATGATGAGGTCGTCTTGTATGGCAAGCAGGGGGACGAGGAAATCTCCTTGGATGAAATTGCCGAATTGCTGGGAACAATCAATTATGAGGTTCCATGTATGCTGAATTACCGAATTCCGCGCCTCTATTTGCGCGACCAGAAAGTAACTGACGTATTTCACCCATTGACGATGAAGCACTCGTCCCGTGAAAATGTAAATAACTAG
- the acpS gene encoding holo-ACP synthase: MIIGTGVDIVEIERIATLIKRQERAIKHFLTTDEQQLLHGKAETRQAEMVAGRFAAKEAGAKALGTGIGAVLSFLDMEILPNDLGKPIMTIKHEVYSKLDLDPARVHIHVSISHSQTHAIAQVIVEER, encoded by the coding sequence ATGATCATTGGAACAGGCGTAGATATTGTGGAAATAGAGCGAATCGCTACTTTGATAAAAAGACAAGAGCGTGCGATCAAACACTTTTTGACTACAGATGAACAACAGCTCCTGCATGGAAAGGCAGAGACGAGACAGGCGGAAATGGTTGCAGGCAGATTTGCTGCCAAGGAAGCGGGAGCAAAGGCTCTTGGTACAGGCATTGGTGCTGTACTCAGCTTTTTGGATATGGAAATCCTCCCGAATGATTTGGGCAAGCCGATCATGACCATAAAGCACGAGGTGTACAGCAAACTCGATCTGGACCCTGCTCGCGTTCATATTCATGTGAGCATTTCGCATAGCCAGACACACGCGATTGCACAAGTAATTGTAGAAGAACGATAG
- a CDS encoding NAD(P)H-dependent oxidoreductase, with protein sequence MKKILIINGHQKYGSSEGKLNQTLTDHMVSLLEKENQVRTTIIQNGYKMEEEHQKFLWADMIIYQTPIYWFSVPGLLKTYMDEVYAYGLFFKGANQYGRGGLLTDKKYMFSTTWNAPEKAFNDPTQFFKGESLEDAISHLHRVQEFLGMQPVKSFACYDVIKNPQIDQFASELEAHLKQVLSF encoded by the coding sequence ATGAAAAAAATCCTTATCATCAATGGTCACCAAAAATATGGCTCATCAGAAGGAAAACTGAACCAAACGTTGACGGATCATATGGTGAGTCTGCTCGAAAAAGAGAACCAAGTACGAACTACCATTATTCAAAATGGATACAAAATGGAAGAAGAGCACCAGAAATTTCTCTGGGCAGATATGATCATTTATCAAACCCCCATCTACTGGTTCAGTGTCCCTGGGTTATTGAAAACATATATGGATGAAGTATATGCGTACGGCTTGTTTTTCAAAGGTGCTAATCAATACGGAAGAGGCGGCTTATTAACCGACAAAAAATATATGTTCTCGACGACTTGGAATGCTCCAGAAAAAGCATTTAACGATCCGACCCAATTTTTTAAAGGGGAAAGCCTGGAAGATGCAATCAGCCATTTGCACCGCGTACAGGAATTTTTAGGCATGCAACCTGTAAAGAGCTTTGCTTGCTATGATGTCATCAAAAATCCGCAGATCGATCAATTTGCATCCGAACTCGAGGCGCATCTCAAACAAGTATTGAGTTTCTAA
- a CDS encoding GMC family oxidoreductase, translating to MTSHDHHTITHRPTPVDQRKYADDADVCIVGAGAAGGVLAYELAKAGLRVVVLEAGPFWDPQHDFASDELSMRRLAWQETRLVAGNDPLRLGHNNSGRGIGGGTVHFTGVFLRFHESDFKTKTVDGVGEDWPITYQDLAPYYDKIEREIAVSGPNHFPWGSFQGPYPYPVREPISANAQLFREGCEKLGIESVVAPLAILSAPFDGRPPCINRGFCNQGCMPNAKYSGLIHHIPKAIAEGAEVLSDCMVTEILMAGDRVSGVLFNHNGLTHRQMARVVILAGFVVETPRLLLSSANAQFPQGLANSSGWVGKAIMPHSSHDVYGRLPEEVRLYKGTPVLALTQHFYETDRERGFARGYTLSAHGARPVGMAAAIAAEREDGSYLWGKQLRETMLDYNMYARITLVGEVLPHPDNRVTLSGEKDEYGMSIPTVTFSYQENDKHLYKHAIGQMNRIVEAMGGQPEHVVSDTAHLMGGCRMGNDRETSVVNEYGQSHDIPNLFIAGASTFVTSSGSNPTNTVMALAARTADKIIEAMKKQDV from the coding sequence ATGACGAGTCATGACCATCATACGATTACTCATCGCCCCACTCCTGTGGATCAAAGAAAATACGCCGATGACGCAGATGTATGCATCGTAGGCGCTGGAGCGGCAGGGGGCGTGCTGGCTTATGAGCTGGCAAAGGCTGGGTTGCGCGTGGTCGTACTGGAAGCAGGGCCGTTTTGGGACCCGCAACACGATTTTGCCAGTGATGAGCTGTCGATGCGGAGATTGGCCTGGCAGGAAACGAGGCTGGTAGCAGGCAATGACCCGCTGCGTTTGGGACATAACAACTCAGGACGGGGAATTGGGGGAGGCACCGTGCATTTTACGGGGGTGTTCCTGCGTTTCCACGAGAGTGATTTTAAGACAAAGACCGTAGACGGCGTAGGGGAAGACTGGCCGATTACGTATCAGGATCTTGCCCCGTATTACGACAAGATTGAACGTGAAATTGCGGTCTCAGGTCCGAATCATTTTCCGTGGGGTTCCTTCCAAGGCCCGTATCCGTACCCTGTTCGGGAGCCAATCAGTGCCAATGCCCAACTGTTCCGGGAAGGGTGTGAGAAGCTGGGGATCGAGAGTGTGGTCGCCCCTCTGGCGATTTTATCGGCTCCCTTTGATGGACGTCCCCCCTGTATCAATCGTGGCTTTTGCAATCAAGGATGCATGCCGAATGCCAAGTACAGCGGGTTGATTCATCATATCCCCAAAGCGATAGCGGAGGGGGCAGAGGTGCTGTCCGACTGCATGGTGACAGAAATTTTGATGGCTGGCGACCGGGTCAGCGGTGTGTTGTTCAACCATAATGGTTTGACGCACAGGCAAATGGCTCGTGTAGTCATTTTGGCCGGATTTGTGGTGGAGACTCCCAGATTGCTGCTCAGTTCGGCGAATGCCCAATTTCCGCAAGGGCTGGCGAATTCAAGTGGATGGGTAGGAAAAGCTATTATGCCTCACTCCAGTCATGATGTATACGGACGACTCCCGGAGGAAGTGCGATTGTATAAGGGAACACCTGTCCTTGCTTTGACCCAGCATTTTTACGAGACGGATCGGGAACGAGGATTTGCCCGCGGATATACGTTGAGTGCACACGGGGCGCGTCCGGTCGGGATGGCGGCTGCCATTGCTGCCGAGAGGGAAGACGGCTCGTATTTATGGGGAAAACAGCTTCGAGAGACCATGCTGGATTACAATATGTACGCGCGGATCACCTTGGTCGGGGAAGTACTGCCTCATCCTGATAACAGAGTGACGCTCTCTGGGGAAAAAGATGAATACGGAATGTCGATCCCTACGGTAACGTTCAGTTATCAGGAGAACGACAAACACCTGTACAAGCATGCTATTGGGCAAATGAACCGGATTGTAGAAGCGATGGGGGGACAGCCAGAGCATGTGGTATCTGATACCGCTCATCTCATGGGGGGATGTCGAATGGGGAATGACAGGGAAACCTCTGTTGTGAATGAATATGGGCAGTCACATGACATACCCAATCTTTTCATAGCGGGTGCTTCTACGTTCGTTACCTCGAGTGGCAGCAACCCGACAAATACAGTCATGGCGCTGGCTGCGCGCACTGCAGACAAGATCATTGAGGCGATGAAAAAGCAAGATGTATAA
- a CDS encoding metalloregulator ArsR/SmtB family transcription factor, translating to MEMDLMQVLFLSETYKLLGDKTRLTIMALLQVQSLCVRDLVEILQTSQPSVSQHLAKLKTHGLVKERRKGPWVYYSVNAECSPEVKQILSNLPDMSPVVKQKSVTSEPSFG from the coding sequence ATGGAAATGGATTTGATGCAGGTTCTGTTTTTGTCAGAGACTTATAAGCTACTTGGTGACAAGACACGCTTGACGATCATGGCTCTCCTGCAAGTACAGTCCTTATGTGTCCGTGATCTCGTGGAAATTTTGCAAACTTCCCAGCCTTCTGTTTCCCAGCACTTGGCTAAGCTAAAAACTCATGGTTTGGTCAAAGAGCGCCGGAAGGGACCATGGGTTTATTACTCCGTCAATGCGGAATGCAGTCCTGAAGTGAAGCAAATTTTGTCTAACTTGCCGGACATGTCGCCAGTCGTCAAACAAAAATCAGTTACAAGTGAACCTTCATTTGGCTGA
- a CDS encoding outer membrane lipoprotein-sorting protein, with protein MKRVALPLVLLLVFTLFLGGCFGQKTPEDVVSDLNGTLGKMSGYKSQAVLTMQTGSTPMEYDVQVWYEKPTNYRVALTSKQRGITQIILRNNEGVFVLTPHLNKSFRFQSGWPENNGPLYLYETLAKSIIDDTERQMKMDEKQYVFEVKANYSGNRSLTKQKIWLTEDFKPTHAEIMDASMNSLVRIDFTDFSFNPMFDKDAFDKERNMTTSSLTTIPTMAPANGQVVKQPNSQFGVIVPTYMPEGVKQGDIEPVTRDGERRVILTYKGAYNYKVIEGRPTAASVSYEQGMPVNLGFTVGVLAQTGENQRLLTWELDGIEYTIAGDLPEEEMVNVAQSTYGLSAK; from the coding sequence ATGAAACGGGTAGCTTTACCACTGGTGTTATTGTTGGTTTTCACCCTGTTCCTCGGCGGTTGTTTCGGTCAGAAAACACCAGAAGATGTGGTGAGCGACCTGAACGGTACGCTGGGAAAAATGTCTGGGTACAAGTCTCAGGCTGTTTTGACCATGCAGACAGGCTCTACCCCCATGGAGTACGATGTTCAGGTCTGGTATGAAAAGCCAACCAACTATCGGGTAGCTCTCACCTCGAAGCAGCGTGGCATTACACAAATCATCTTGCGAAACAATGAAGGAGTCTTTGTACTGACCCCGCATCTGAACAAGAGCTTCCGCTTCCAAAGTGGCTGGCCTGAGAACAACGGACCGTTGTATCTATACGAAACGCTGGCCAAGAGCATTATCGATGACACTGAGCGCCAAATGAAGATGGATGAAAAACAGTATGTATTCGAAGTGAAAGCGAACTACAGCGGCAATCGTTCTTTGACCAAGCAAAAAATTTGGCTGACAGAAGATTTCAAACCGACGCACGCTGAAATTATGGATGCTAGCATGAATTCGCTTGTACGAATTGATTTCACTGATTTTTCGTTCAACCCTATGTTTGACAAAGACGCCTTTGACAAAGAGCGCAACATGACAACAAGCTCGTTGACAACGATCCCAACAATGGCGCCAGCAAATGGACAGGTCGTGAAACAGCCGAACAGCCAATTCGGTGTCATCGTCCCTACGTATATGCCAGAAGGGGTTAAGCAAGGTGATATTGAGCCAGTTACCCGTGATGGGGAGAGAAGAGTCATCTTGACCTACAAGGGAGCCTACAACTATAAGGTAATCGAAGGACGCCCGACAGCAGCATCTGTGTCGTATGAGCAAGGTATGCCTGTGAACCTCGGCTTTACGGTTGGTGTGCTTGCGCAGACAGGTGAAAATCAGCGACTTCTGACGTGGGAGCTCGACGGCATCGAATATACAATCGCGGGGGATCTTCCTGAGGAAGAAATGGTGAATGTCGCACAGTCGACATATGGCCTCAGCGCGAAATAA
- a CDS encoding ester cyclase, whose protein sequence is MIPRTKTISSIAGIAVIFGTMLFATACATDSKTSAYDNQTAVLSSKTDIQLLKDLPQPVSMTIDSSLNATQATEMVQAAQRFYGFWNTGNEDLIAQTVSPSFIDNTLPKGRPQGPDGLLFASRNFRKAVPDLQCKIEDLLVVGDKVTARLSFTGTSKGEFMGKPLTGKPIQFMAIDVLRIKDGKLVEDWHLEDNLTFMQQIGVLAEN, encoded by the coding sequence GTGATTCCACGTACCAAAACAATTAGTTCGATAGCTGGTATTGCTGTCATCTTCGGGACGATGCTGTTCGCAACAGCATGCGCTACTGATTCGAAAACGTCTGCTTATGATAATCAAACTGCTGTGTTGTCCTCCAAGACAGACATTCAACTATTGAAGGATCTTCCTCAACCCGTTTCAATGACGATTGACTCCTCATTGAACGCAACGCAAGCTACCGAAATGGTACAGGCTGCTCAACGTTTCTACGGATTCTGGAACACTGGGAATGAGGATCTCATTGCACAAACAGTTTCTCCAAGCTTCATAGATAACACGTTGCCGAAAGGAAGACCTCAAGGACCCGATGGCTTGTTATTCGCTTCTCGCAACTTTCGGAAAGCAGTTCCCGACTTGCAATGCAAAATTGAGGATTTACTGGTAGTGGGGGACAAGGTGACAGCTCGTCTTTCCTTTACGGGTACGAGCAAAGGCGAGTTTATGGGAAAACCTTTGACCGGGAAGCCTATTCAATTTATGGCGATCGATGTTTTACGCATCAAGGATGGGAAGCTGGTTGAAGACTGGCACCTGGAAGACAATTTAACTTTTATGCAACAAATTGGCGTTTTAGCGGAAAATTGA
- a CDS encoding arsenic transporter produces MVWISFFLFLITLTLVIWQPRGLSIGYPAVGGALLALAIGVVTIGDVAEVTSIVWNATLALIGIIIISLVLDEIGFFEWAALHMARFAKGNGRLMFVYVILLGSLVSALFTNDGAALILTPIVLAQVRALRLDGRTVLAFVMASGFIADTSSLPFVISNLVNIVSADYFDIGFAAYAAKMVIPTLFSIGGSLLVLYLYFRKSIPAQVDLSHLKNPKEAIRDQRMFRLAWPILGVLLIGFFISESIHTPVSIIIAGAAIIFCLAARKSEAIAMRRIMKEAPWVVVVFSIGMYVVVWGLHNARLTDLVKDTLDWFMAHGLLATTLGTGFLAAVLSSVMNNLPTVMFNALAIAGTQADGVLREAMIYANVIGSDLGPKMTPIGSLATLLWLHVLGRKDVTITWGQYFRTGVILTVPTLMVTLLGLYLTLVYFS; encoded by the coding sequence GTGGTTTGGATTTCATTCTTCCTTTTTCTGATCACGTTGACATTGGTCATCTGGCAACCGCGTGGGCTGTCGATTGGTTATCCGGCTGTCGGTGGAGCACTGTTGGCTTTGGCGATCGGGGTAGTCACGATCGGTGATGTCGCAGAGGTAACCTCTATTGTTTGGAATGCGACGCTAGCGTTAATCGGGATTATTATCATCTCGCTCGTATTGGACGAAATCGGTTTTTTTGAATGGGCTGCGCTCCATATGGCTCGATTTGCCAAAGGAAATGGTCGGCTTATGTTCGTTTATGTCATCCTGCTTGGTTCACTCGTATCCGCCTTGTTTACGAATGATGGGGCAGCCCTGATTTTGACACCGATTGTGTTGGCACAGGTGCGGGCATTAAGGCTGGATGGGAGAACGGTTTTGGCATTTGTCATGGCGAGCGGGTTCATTGCAGATACGAGTTCTTTGCCCTTTGTGATTAGCAATCTGGTGAATATTGTTTCCGCTGACTATTTTGATATTGGCTTTGCTGCGTATGCGGCCAAAATGGTCATTCCGACTTTGTTTTCGATTGGTGGAAGTCTGCTGGTTTTGTACCTATATTTTCGCAAAAGCATCCCGGCGCAGGTTGACCTTTCCCATCTGAAAAATCCGAAGGAAGCAATTCGCGACCAGAGAATGTTTCGTCTGGCGTGGCCGATTCTTGGGGTCTTGCTGATTGGCTTTTTTATTAGCGAGTCTATCCATACGCCTGTGTCTATCATCATTGCGGGGGCAGCCATCATTTTTTGCCTGGCTGCAAGAAAAAGTGAAGCGATCGCCATGCGGCGGATTATGAAAGAAGCACCGTGGGTAGTCGTTGTTTTTTCGATTGGCATGTATGTCGTGGTGTGGGGGCTGCACAACGCGAGATTGACTGACTTGGTCAAGGACACCTTGGATTGGTTCATGGCGCATGGTTTATTGGCAACGACCTTGGGAACGGGCTTTCTCGCTGCTGTTCTTTCCTCTGTGATGAACAACCTTCCGACAGTCATGTTCAACGCGCTGGCAATTGCAGGGACCCAGGCAGACGGAGTGTTGCGGGAAGCAATGATCTACGCGAATGTGATCGGAAGCGATTTGGGGCCGAAAATGACCCCGATTGGATCACTGGCGACTTTGCTCTGGTTGCATGTTTTGGGACGCAAAGACGTGACGATTACGTGGGGGCAGTACTTTCGGACGGGGGTTATTTTGACCGTACCGACATTGATGGTAACCTTGCTTGGATTGTATTTGACGTTGGTTTATTTTTCATAG